The Gordonia iterans DNA window AGATGACAGCTCCCCCCGCCCCGCGCCCGACCGGCCGCATCCTGCAGGTGCTCAACCGGTTCCTCTATCCGCCGTTGCTGAAACTGATGTTCCTGGTGCCGCCGGAGCGGATCCATCGCATCATCGCCGGACTGCTGCGGTTCGCCGGGAAGACCCCCGGGGTCCACGCACTGGTCGCCGCGGTCCTGGCGCCACGCGATGACATCCTCCGTTCCCGGGCGTTCGGGGTCGACTTCCCCGCACCGATCGGGCTGGCCGCCGGGTTCGACAAGTCCGCCGAGGCGGTCAACGTCTGGGGCCAGCTGGGTTTCGGTTACGCCGAGATCGGCACCATCACCGGGCGTGCGCAACCGGGGAACCCGCAGCCCCGCCTCTTCCGGTTGCCCGCCGATCGCGCCCTGATCAACCGGATGGGCTTCAACAATCCGGGCGCCGAGGCGGCGGCGCTGAAGCTCGCCGAACCGCGGCCCGGCCCCCGCCGCGTCCCGATCGGCGCGAACATCGGCAAGACCAAGGTCGTGCCCGTGGACGAAGCGATCGCCGACTATCGGCTCAGCGCGCGTCTGCTGGGGCCGCTGGCCGACTTCGTGGTCGTAAACGTCAGCTCCCCGAACACGCCGGGTCTGCGCGATCTGCAGGCCGTCGAGTCGCTCCGGCCGATTCTCGCCGCTGTGCAGGAAGTCGCCGGGGTTCCGGTGCTGGTGAAGATCGCGCCGGACCTGTCCGACGAGGACGTCGATGCGGTGGCCGACCTGGCCGTCGAACTCGGGCTCGCCGGCATCGTCGCCACCAACACCACGATCAGCCGCTCGGGCCTGCGCACCCCTCCGGCCGAGGTCGAGGAGTGCGGGCCCGGCGGACTTTCCGGCCGTCCGGTCAAGGCACGCTCACTCGAGGTGCTGCGCCGCCTGCACGCGCGGGTCGGGGGCCGGGTGACGCTGGTGAGCGTCGGCGGCATCGAGACGGTCGACGACGCCTGGGAGCGGATCCGCGCAGGCGCGAGCCTGCTGCAGGTGTACACCGGCTTCATCTACGGCGGCCCGGTATGGCTGCA harbors:
- a CDS encoding quinone-dependent dihydroorotate dehydrogenase, which translates into the protein MTAPPAPRPTGRILQVLNRFLYPPLLKLMFLVPPERIHRIIAGLLRFAGKTPGVHALVAAVLAPRDDILRSRAFGVDFPAPIGLAAGFDKSAEAVNVWGQLGFGYAEIGTITGRAQPGNPQPRLFRLPADRALINRMGFNNPGAEAAALKLAEPRPGPRRVPIGANIGKTKVVPVDEAIADYRLSARLLGPLADFVVVNVSSPNTPGLRDLQAVESLRPILAAVQEVAGVPVLVKIAPDLSDEDVDAVADLAVELGLAGIVATNTTISRSGLRTPPAEVEECGPGGLSGRPVKARSLEVLRRLHARVGGRVTLVSVGGIETVDDAWERIRAGASLLQVYTGFIYGGPVWLQELNDGIAARLRAGGFGSLAEAVGSAPA